Part of the Paenibacillus sp. JNUCC32 genome is shown below.
GCAAAAGTCGTTGGAGCCTGTATTTCGCAAAAGTATAGAGAACGGAGTCTATGCGACCGGCCACAACAGCTTTACGAGGTCTCCGGATGATCAAGAGGACTGGATCGTCTTCCATGCGCTTCCTTCAGCCGACGCCGATGCGAGCATCCGCTCGACGCGCATACAGAAATTCGGCTGGAAACTTGATGGTACGCCTGATTTCGGGGTTCCTTGGAGCGATGCGCATCATCTGCCCGTGCCATCGGGGGAGTAATCAATGAACGCCTTTAAACAGGTTTGCATATGAAATGATCCATTATCTATTATGGAGGGATCGAGATGAATACTAGGCTGAAACCTTTTGGGCTGCTTGCAGTCATCGTTATGCTGTTCATGTCAACCTTAGCCGTGCCAACGGCGCAGGCGGCTGCTATCGGAACGGTTGTTTATAGTAATCCGGCTGAACCGGAGCCTTATTATGTAAGGGCGGTCAAGCTTGATAATGGAGATATTCTGACCACCTTCACCCCGCGGTTTCCCGGCAACGCAGGATGGAGCGGCATGCAGCCCTTTCCCTTTTACAAGAGCACGGACAACGGGGCAACCTGGTCCTTATTCAGTGAAATTGATCCGAATGATTACGAACTGAACCGGAATCAGCAAGGCATGACAACGCTGTATGTACTGCCTCAGCAGGTTGGGGATTATCCGGCAGGAACCTTATTGTTTGCATCCACGGATTGGGACAACTCGGCACCGTATACGATTCATATCTGGAGAAGCACGGACAACGGCGCCACTTGGCAGTTTCACAGCAACCTGGCTGCAAGGGGAACCGAGGGGACAAAGCGTACATGGGAGCCGGAGTTTGCGATCACGGCCGATGGCCGGTTGATCTGCTATTACTCGGATGAGCGGAAACCGGGGTATAACCAGGCAATCGCGCAGGAGATTTCCAGTGACGGTGGACTGACCTGGGGAAATTACAGCATCATTGTGGGTAATCAGGCAGATTGGAATTGGCGTCCGGGGATGCCGCGGGTAATACAAGCGAAGAACGGAAGCTATTTCATGTTTTTCGAGATGCTGGGGGCAGCCCCTAACTTTGCGGTCCGGTTCAAAACCTCACCTGATGGCATCAATTGGGGAAGTCCGACGGATCTTGGCGAGGTTGTAGGAACAGGAATATATCGCGCATCCCAGACACCGGAGGTTGCTTACATCGATGATGGAACCGCGAATGGCCGCTTTTACGTTCGGGGCATGACGGATGTGGTTTCTTCCGCTAACAAAATGTTTACGAGCGCCGATTACGGAGCGACCTGGACGCAAATGGACGCGCCGCTGACCGTAAAAGGGTCAAATCAGAGCACGCCGGCAGCCTGGAGCGGAACGCTGCTGCCGCTGGGCCCGTCATTGCTCCTGGAGGTCAACACCGTAAAAGTGGGGAGCCGAAATGAAATCCGTGCCAATGTAGCCCAGGTGGATAAGGAATTCTCCATTGTATCCGGGGGGACCTATAAGCTGGTCAATCAGAATAACCAGCTTCTGCTGGATAATGCCGGCGGCGGTTCGCCGGCCGGGACAAACGTCATCCAGTGGAACGATCTCGGGGCAGATACCCAGTGGTGGCGGTTGGATTACAGAAACGGCGGCTTCTTCCGGGCAATGAATGTAAACAACAGCCTGATCCTGGATAATCCCAACGGAGCCACGACACCGGGTACAAACGTGATCATGTGGACGAATAATGAATTGGATACTCAGAGGTGGAAATTTACGCACAAGGGCAACGGATATTACACCAGCATGAACGAGCGCAGCGGATTGATGCTGGACAATGCGGGTGCCGGTTCTCCGGCAGGTACCAAGGTCATTCAATGGACGGCCAATGGTTTGGATACGCAGAATTGGAAAGCGGTGCGAGTGGATGCGGAAATTCCGGTCAACCAGCTGGAAAGCTATAACATCGCAAACAGTTTTGTTCGTTATCATGATGGCCGAGGGAAGATTGACGGGGGGCAGTACAGCGCTGAATCGCAGTGGAGAATGGTTCCGGGATTGGCCGATCCATCCGCCGTCTCCATCGAATCGGTGTCCTTTCCAGGTCAATATCTCAGACATCGTGACGGCAAGATTTGGCTGGAGTCCAATAATGATACCGCTCTGTTTAAACAGGATGCGACATGGAAGTTGCGTACCGGATTTTCAAGTCCATGGGCGGCCTCCTTCGAGTCTTATAACATATCCGGAACATTTATCAGGCACCGGGACGGCGTGTTGGAGATCTCGCCGATCACGACTACATTGGATCAGAAGGATGCGACATTTTACGTGAAGTGAATCATATGAGGGAATAAGCCTTCTGCAACATAATTAACAAGAGAAGACAGCTGATCAGGCGATCGGCTGCCTTCTTTTCTTGCAAAATACAACATTCCACTATCAGTTCTTTTATTGCGAATACGAAATACTTTTAAATGTAAGGAGGGAGCATAAACTTCATGAATACCATGTCCAGCATTCTGGATAACAAAATAATAGCGATTATCCGCGGCGCCAATTCAAAAGACGTTTTGAACATGGCAAAGGCGCTGCACGAAGGCGGGGTGAACATTCTAGAAATCACCATGAATTCACCAAACGCATTGTCTGCCATTGAAGAGATAACCGTTGAACTTGGAGATCGAGTGGTGGTGGGGGCGGGTACCGTTCTGGACTCTGAAACTGCGCGAGCCGCTATCTTAGCAGGCGCCAAATTCATTCTGTCTCCTACGGTTGACATAGAAACGATACAAATGGCAAAACGATACGGAGCAGTAAGCATCCCGGGTGCCTTTACTCCGACTGAAATTCTATCAGCCTATGAAAATGGCGGCGATATTATCAAAGTGTTTCCTGCGACGTTGGGACCAAGCTTCATTAAAGATATACGCGGACCGCTTCCGCAAATTCCGTTGCTGCCAACTGGCGGCATAGGTTTAAACAATATTCAGGAATTTATGAAGGCGGGCGCTATTGGTTGTGGCATTGGAAGCGCACTCGTGAATACGCAGCTGGAGATAACAGATGAGTATTTCGTGCAATTAACAGAAAAAGCGAGACAATTTGCTTCAGCTGTACAATCTAACGAGGATTAAGGAGTGGATTCATAATGAAAATTACGGGTTACGAATTATTCCTGGTACCGCCCCGCTGGTTGTTTTTAAAGATGGAGACGGATGAAGGCATTATCGGCTGGGGCGAACCTGTCATAGAAGGAAAGGCGAGAACGGTAGGAACCGCAGTAGAAGAGTTAATGGAGAATTTAATAGGGAAAGACCCATTAAGAATAGAGGACCATTGGAATCTCATGTATCGATCAGGCTTTTATCGGGGCGGCCCCATCTTAATGAGTGCGATTTCGGGCATTGATCAAGCCTTATGGGACATCAAAGGGAAATATTATAACGCGCCCGTCCATCAATTGCTTGGGGGAAAAGCAAGGGAGTCCATCAAGGTCTATTCATGGATTGGGGGAGATCGTCCTTCAGATGTCGGGAAATCGGCGAAAGAAGTGGTCTCCCGAGGATTTACAGCCGTAAAAATGAACGGTACGGAAGAACTTCAATATGTCGATTCCTATGAGAAAATAGACCAGGTCATTGAACGCATTGCAGCTGTCAGGGACGCGGTGGGTCCGTATGTTGGAATCGGCATTGATTTTCACGGTCGCGTGCATAAGCCAATGGCCAAAATCTTAGCCAAAGAGCTGGAGCCTTTTCGCCCGATGTTTATTGAAGAACCGGTTTTGCCCGAAAATAATGAAGCGCTGCGCGACATCGCTAATCATGTAGCCATCCCTATTGCAACCGGTGAACGAATGTTCTCCAAATGGGAGTTTAAACGTATATTGATGGATGGATATGTTGATATTATTCAGCCGGATCTATCCCATGCAGGCGGTATTACGGAATGCAAAAAAATCATCTCCATGGCTGAAGCGTTTGATGTGGCGGCAGCTCCGCATTGTCCATTAGGACCGATTGCGTTGGCTTCTTGCCTTCAAGTCGATGCGACTTGCCACAATGCATTTATTCAAGAACAGAGCCTTGGCATTCATTATAATCAGGGGAGCGATTTACTCGATTACATTGTGGATAATCTTGTGTTCGAGTATGAGAACGGTTACGTGAAAATACCGGAGGGTCCTGGCTTGGGAATTGAAATCAACGAAGATCATGTGCGAAAAATGGCCGATATCGGACACAATTGGAGAAACCCCGTTTGGCGGCATACGGATGGAAGCATCGCGGAGTGGTGATAACCCAAACGGATGTCAATCCAAATCATCGGTATTTGTATGTGTTTTGCATATAGCTTCCTAAGAGCGCCGGCAGCCCCTTCTATATCAAGTAGAAGGGGCTGTTTTTTTGGGATGTATCCTTTATGAGGGCGTTTTTATAAGTTATCCATGTCTATCGGGCAATCCTCAAGAAAAGATCCCGGAACACCTCGTCACGCCGAATGAAATGAACGGAGCGAATCATGTGCCGGAACGGATCATGCATCCATCGGAAATCCTCGGATATGCGCGGACTGTGAACCAGAGCGCTCGGACACCATTCCGGGTTGTTGAGCCAGGCAATGACGCCAATGTCCCAGATGACCCGGGAATAAGCAAAATGATCGTCGGAACAACTTAAATATGTTTCGAATAAATAATCCCCGATCTCGCCTTGGCTTTTGACGAAGTCCCGCAGTTCGGATAACGAGGTCTGCAAATGAGATGCCACGCCGAGGCAAGGAACGAGAATGAGCGGGACGCCGCAGTCCAAGACCAGCCTGGATGCGTGCAAATCCTGAAAAAGGTTAAACTCCTTCGTATCGCTCCAATGCAGGGCATGCCCGCCTAACCATACCAGCACGATCCGTTCGAGGATCCGGGGTTCCATGAGCAGGGCGGATGCAACATTCGTGATGGCACCGATCGCAACGACATACAAAGGGTCGGCAGGATCGCTTGCCATGGCCCGCTCAACGAGATTGCGCGCGGCTTCGCTTTCGACCGGCTGGTCGGAAGCAGGAAGGTAACCCGTGGAGCCGCGATAGACAGGGATGTCTTCACGTCCCAGAATGCGGCGGATGTTCCATATTTCCTGGTAGCTTTTTTCCATTCCGTCCGCAGGACCTGAAGATAGCTCATTGAAGAAAGGCGCTGCATATAATGCCTCTATGGTCATGTTGTCCGCGGATTTCAGCGCGTAAGCGATCGCAAACTGATCGTCGATTTCATTGAATGCGTCGGTATCCAGCACCAGGCGGATTTTACGTCCCGGATGCTCCAGACGCTGCACCAATTGGCTTGCCGGGATCGTTGGAAAAGTAGTCATCGCCATATCCTCCAATCATGTTTAGGCTAGGCCGTCAGGAGCCGCTCCAGCTGATTCATCTGGCATTAGGAAACGAACTTTATACGCTGACCGTGGGTTCGACCACCGTTATGGCATTACGGATGGAATCGAGATTAACGGTTGCGCCAATCGGCAGAGCTGCTTTATACACACCATGGCCCGTGGCAAGGTTCGTGATCAACGGCTTGCCGAGAGGCACGATGAACTCGTTGATGACATCCTCATAGGCTTTGCCGTAAGCCGTCTGACAGCCTGTACATTCCCCCATGATGATGCCGATGCAGTCACGAAATTTTCCGGCGAGCTTCAAATCGTTGAAGTATCTGTAGACGGTATTGGTAGGTTCATGCGTTTCTTCAAGAACGATGATTTTCCCCCGTGTATCGATTTCGAAGGGAGTCCCCAGCGTATCAACGAATGACGTTAAATTACCGCCTACAAGCGGCCCCGTAACGTTGCCCGGAACCCGGCCGATCAGGGGCATACCAGGCGGGTTCAGGATGGGGCGCGTTAATGAATACAGGGACGTTGCCGCAAAAAACTGATCGAAATTATAGGCTGGCGTTTCGGGTTTGAAGTCAATAAGCAATAGACTATGGAATGTAATTAAATCGACCAGTTGATGCAGGGCGTTTAATAAAACCGTGATATCGCTGTAGCCCGTCAAGATTTTCGGGTGATTCCGGATAACCTGATAATCCAGGTACGGGAGGATTCCGGCTACGCCTGTGCCGCCTCTGGTAGGCAGTATCATTTTAACCTGCTCGTTTTGGAACATCATCATTAAATCGGATGCCCGCTGTTCGTCCGTGCCGGCCAGAAACCCGTTTTGCGCATATACATATTGACCCAATACGATATTGAACCCCATTGCTCTCAAATATTCGATCCGTGCATCAATGATGCTGGCAGCGAGCGGGCTGCCCAAGGTAACGATTCCAACGGTATCGCCTCTCTGTAGTATTGGCGGACGTATCGGCATATTCCTGCCTCCTGCCTTGAAATAGAAGAAGCCTCGTATTCCCGTGTCTCTTTCTAGATTATATTGAATACGCCATCTGCACAGTACTGAAATGAAGCAGGAATAGTGAATCGTTAGTTGGATCTGCTTGCTCCGATATAAGTTTGGAGGCTTTCTTTCAGCGCTGTTACCGGGCGGCATATTAAATTCTCCAGATCGCCAGAAGTGGAAGCCGTATCGATTTTTCTTAAAAAGCTAAATATCCAATGCTGCACCTCATTGGTAGGACATAGGGATATCGGTGTGCCCGTTAGCTCGGAAAGAGCGGAGACCAAATCATTGAAGGTCCAAACGGATGGCGCAACAAGCTCATATGTCTTGTTCCAATGGCCCTCACCGGATAATACCCCCGCTATGGCGGCCGCCAGATCGGTGCGCGTAACCGCGTTGAACTGCCACGATCCCGGATGGACGCGAAGATTGCCTGTCGACATGGCTGCTTGCAAATCCAGCGCTTCAATAAAGTCCATATACAATCCGCTGCGAAGAAAAGTATAAGGAATTCCGGTTGTGCGAATGGCATGCTCGGTAGCCAAATGCAAGTGGGTCATCGACATATCGCTATGTTCAGGAAAGGCGAAACCGGTGTATAAAATATGGCTGACGTTCGCTTTTTTTGCAGCTTCAACCACATGGGCATGCTGCCGCAAACGAACGGTGTCATCGGGGTGGGGGCTAGAAATGAACAACAGGCGCGAAGCGCCGGCGAATGCCTCCTTCAGGGAGGCGGGGTCGTCGTAGTCGCAGAAGCGGACCGCAATTCCCTGCTCCTCCAATGCTGCCGCAGAGTCCATCTGGCGAACGCAAGCAACGATTTGATCAGGCTGAACATGATGTAGAAGCTCTTGGATAATGAGCCGGCCGAGCCGGCCGCTGGCTCCAGTAATAATGGTAGACAACGAATGTCATCCTCTCCTTATTTGGTTAAGTGCTTAACTAAGTCGACGTAAGAACACGGTTACGCTTCCTTTAATTTTTGCAGAAGGCCCAGGAGCTGTTTTAATTCATGTTCAGTCAGCGCTTTCATTTTTTCGGATATCCGCTGCCTGTTCGCGGGCAGGTTGTGAATCAATAGACGCTGACCTTCGCTTGTAATGGTGATGACCGACTTTCGACCGTCCCCGGGATGGGAATCCCGGCGAATCAAGCCTTCTTGCTCCAAGGGGGTAAGCAGCAGACTGATATTGGGTTTGGTTACACCGATTTTTTGTGCCAGCTTGGAAGGAAGCATCGTACCTCCTTCTTTCATAAGCTCAACTAGAATCCGTATTCTGGCTCCGTTCAGCCCTTGCGACTTCCAATAACTTTCGGATACGTCGACCAGCTTTGCCGTTGTCTCCACCAATGAGAAAAAAGCAAGGGCAGGCAGCGGCAAATCCAGCACGTATTGCTGAAGGTCATTCAAAGTGATCATGCCTCCTATATAGTTAAGTCCTTAATTATATTCAATGTAATCGTAGAGGGAGCCATTGTCAACGGTCGAAATTCTTGAATTCGTTCGTTTCAGGTAAAGCAGCAAGCACTTGCGATGATCGCAAGTGCTTGCTGGCGTGTCTTAACGATGGGAAGCAGCCTGCTTCCTGTATGCTCCCGGGGTCATGCCCGTCAATTTTTTGAAATTGCGATGAAAGTGCGTCAGCGTGGCATACCCGCAGATTTCAGCGATTTGCCCGACAGACTCCTCATGGTTTCGCAGGAGCTCTTTGGCACGGGCAATCCGTTTAGCATGCATGTAACCCGTCACGTGCAAACCGGTGTATTTCTTGAACATGCGGGAGAAATGGGCGGGGTCCACCGCAGCTTGTGCCGACAGAGCAGCTAGTCCGATAGGCTGATCCAGGTGTTCGTGAATCCATTGGATGGAATCCATCAGCCAGGCCGGGCCGATCTGGGAGTGGGCCGTCTGTTCTGCGGACAGGGTGCTGATATAGCGATTGATATGCAGCAGCAAGGAGCGCAGCTGAAGCACGAGCGCCTCGCGGAATCCTAGCTGGGCAAGCCGGATTTCTTCCGAGATTCCTTTCAGCATGTCCTCGATATAGGCTTGGTTCGACTCGGGTAATTGATGACGATAGGAGCCTGTTTTTTGAGCATATTCAAAACAGCTGAGGACGGAGTATTGCAAATCGCTTCCGTTCGCGCCGAGTACAAGCGAAGGCGCAAAGAATAAAGCACTCGAAACAATGGGCTGGTCCGGGTCAGGGAAAGAGCTGTGAATCGTGTTACCGGGTATGATGAAAAGGTCGCCTTCTTTTTTCTCCATCAGCTTGTTCTCAATAAAAAAAGTGCCTTTTCCCTGGTACACATAAACCAATTCGTAAAGATCATGCAAGTGATGAGGCAGCTCCAATTGGGGGCTTTTTATAGTCCGATAGACCATTTCCATCGGAAACAGGGGGTCCCCTTGAAAGGGTTTACGCAGGGGAGTCATGATTCACCACTCCTTATCCTCTATTAAGGACAACAATATCAAAATAGGTTATAAAAATGCAATCCTTGGCTATTTTTGTGCACAGATTATGAACGTACAATAAAGATAGCGAACATAACACCTAAAAGGCAGGGATGTATATGAGATTGGATGCCCACCAGCATTATTGGTTGATTGAGCGAGGGGACTATGAATGGATCACGCCGGAGGTTCCGGAGCTTCACCGAAATTTCCTGCCCTCCGATCTTAAGCCGCATTTGGATTCGCATCAATTGGACGGCAGCATAACGGTTCAGGCGGCACCGACCTTGGAAGAGACGGACTATCTGTTATCGTTGGCGGATCCCGATGCTTCCATTGTCGGAGTGGTAGGATGGATCGACCTGTTCGATCCGGAGCACCGCCGGCATTATGAGCGATTTCGGAAACATCCGAAATTTATCGGCTTTCGCATCATGATTCAGGATATGCCGGATGCCAATGTGATCCTGGAGCCCTCTTTTATCCAAGCATTGAATGAATATGTCAAGGAAGACGTTCCGATCGATCTTCTTGTCCGGAGTCATCAGCTGGAGACGCTGTTGAAGCTGATTGAGATGGTCCCCGGCATCCGCGGCGTCATCGATCATCTGGGCAAGCCGCCAATCCGAAGCGGACAGATGGAACCTTGGGAGAGCATCATGAAGCGAATCGCCCGTTTCCCGCGCATCTACTGCAAGCTATCCGGTATGGTCACCGAGGCGGAGCATCGCCGGTGGAGCCAGGAAGACTTTAATGGGTATGTACATAAAGTGGTCGCGATGTTCGGTCCCGATCGGATCATGTTCGGCAGCGATTGGCCCGTGTGCCTGCTATCGGCAGAATATGACCAAGTGGTTGACGTATTGGCAGAAGCGCTGCCGAAGCATTGGGGAGAACGGGAACATGCGCGTTTGTTCGGTCTGAACGCCAAGGCGTTCTATAAGTTGGATAAGGATGGTGTTCATCATGAAATACCGTAAGTTAGGCCGAACCGGTCTGGATGTTTCGGTATTAGGCTTCGGAGCGTCTTCACTAGGCTCCGTTTTTCGGGAAACCGACGACAGCGAGGGAATCCGTACCGTGCACGCAGCCATGGATGCGGGCATCAATTTGATCGATGTATCCCCTTATTACGGATTGACGAAGGCGGAAACCGTGCTGGGCGAAGCGATCCGACAATTACCCCGGGACCAATTCATCCTGTCTACGAAAGCAGGCCGCTATGGCGAGAATGATTTTGATTTCACGTCCAAGCGGATTATCGCCAGTATCGATGAGAGCTTGAAGCGACTCCAAACCGATTATGTGGACATTCTCTTTTTGCATGATATTGAGTTCGTTCCCGCATCCGTTGTAATGGAGGAAGCCCTTCCTGCACTCCAGCTTTTAAAGGAAAAGGGGAAAATTCGTTTTGGAGGGATTTGCGGTCTGCTTCTGCAGCTGTTCGAAAAATTGCTGCCCCAAATCGAAGTGGACGCCATCATTTCTTACTGCCATTATTCTTTGAACGATCAGACGCTTACCGGTTTGCTGCCGCTGCTTGACGAGGAGGGAATTGGGCTTATTAACGCCTCTCCCTTATCCATGGGCCTTCTCGGTTCCCGAGGAGCGCCGTCTTGGCACCCGGCTTCAACTGAAATCAGGGAAGCCTGCAGACGTGCGGCCGAGTATTGCGCTAAAGCCGGAACGGATATCGCGAAGCTAGCCGTGCAATTCTCGACTTCGAATGAACAGATCCCGACGACGCTGGTCAGTACGGCCAATCCCGATAATATACAACGTAATGCCGCTTGGAGCGAAGAGCCGCTGGATCAGACACTCTTGGCGGAAGTATTGAAGATATTGGAGCCCGTGCAAGGGCGGACTTGGACAAGTGGACGCCCGGAATACAATGAGGGCATCCGATGATGAAGAGGAGGCAGCTGGGATGAAGGGTATCGTATGTCAAGAGATCGGAAAATTTCAATACCGGGAGGATTTGCCCGAGCCTCCATTGCTCGAAGGAGAAGCCATCGTCAACATCAAGCGGATCGGGATTTGCGGTACGGATCTGCATGCCTTTCGCGGGAATCAGCCCTTTTTTACGTACCCGCGTATTCTCGGCCATGAGCTATCCGGTATCATTGAAAAAGTCGGAGCTAACGAAGAGGGATTGAAGGCCGGAGACACCGTCTGCGTCATTCCTTACATTCACTGCGGGGAATGTATGCCTTGCCTTAGAGGCAAAACAAACTGTTGCAGATCGTTGAAGGTGATGGGGGTGCATATCGACGGCGGCATGCGCGAGCGCATCTCCGTCCCGACTCGCCATTTGATGCGGGCGGAAGGGCTGACCTTGGATCAGGCTGCCTTGGTAGAACCGCTTGCCATTGGCGCGCATGGCGTTAAACGAGCGAATGTGACCCCGAAGGATACGGTTTTAGTCATCGGAGCCGGTCCGATAGGACTCGGGATCATGGTTTTTGCCAAAGCGCTGGGGGCAACCGTTATCGCCATGGATATGAACGCCGATCGGTTGGCCTTCTGCAAAACCTGGGCGAAGGTGGATCATGCCATCCAGGTTGGAGATGAATTGTCCGATCTTTCGGCGCTAACGGATGGAGAATTTCCTTCCATCGTTTTGGACGCAACGGGAAACCAACCCTCCATGACCAACGCTTTTAACATGGTTGCACACGGGGGGACCTTGGTATATGTAGGCTTGATTCAAGGGGATATTTCATTTCGGGATCCCGAGTTCCATAAGCGGGAATTGACACTGATGGGCAGCCGTAACGCGACCAGGGATGATTTCCATGATGTGATGCAGCGGATCTCGGAAGGCGGCATTGATGTAGATCCGTACATCACCCATCGATGCCGGTTTGACGATTTGATCCAAGAATTTCAGGGCTGGCTCCGTCCTTCCGCCAAGGTCATTAAGGCGATGGTGGAACTTTGAACCATTCTCTTGAATTGGTTGAACATGGTTCATGAAATAGTAGAATGCCAAACAACGCTCGGCTCACCAATATGGATGGGCCGAGCGTTGTTTCATGCCTTCGTTGTAAGCATGATCAGCACAACCGTGGTATGAATCCGCCATATGCCTCGTCCCGCATCATCGAATTTGATACCGAAAGCGACTGTTAAAACCATGTGATGTATGTTATATTTTGGATAATTTCGGTTGACGTTCGATGAAGAAGGACTTTGCGCTGCATATTAAGCAGGACGAGAACGGGAAGTACAAATTCTTTGACATGTCATTTGAGAAACGGATTTATTTCCCTGATATGTAAAACCGGAGGTGTCCGATATGGATTTGAACAATGACGCTAAAGAAATGGCTTCTGCTGCTGAAGAAAATCAGCAAAAAGAAAAAGAACAACGCCCGATGTCGACCAGCAGCGGGCTCCTGGAATCGGCCATCGACAAGTTTGCCAGAGAAGGCGGCTTTGACGATTTGCCGTTGAAGGGAAAGCCGATCAAGATCGAAGACGGCGATGTGCTAACCAGTATCATGAAGAACGCGAATTACCAGCCGGCATGGGTGGAGCTGAGAAAAGAGATCGCCGCCGACATCAAGCGTCTTTTGGACCGTCCGGAACCGAATGCGGTTCCCGAGGCCGAGGTGGAGGCCATCAACCAGAAAATTATGAAGTATAACCGGATCGTTCCGAATCCGCAGCTGCAAAAAGGCCTCCTGTCCGGGGTCCATTTGCACGCAGCCTATGAAAAGTGGGAGTAGAGAATATCTTAAATGTGCTCCCCGTTACGGGCCAAATGAACAAGCGAAAGAGACTCTGAAGCTATCCGCTTTAGGGTCTCTTTTGAATGGGGTTCATTGGGCCAAGGCCGAGCCAATCAGGGAAGCCCGGGGCAAGCAGTTACTTCCTGCCGCTGCGCCAAGCATCCAGCTGCTTCTGCACCTCTCGTATCACGTCATCCATGCCTGCTTGCTTCAGCTCCTCGTTAAACTTGGGAAGGATCGCATCGACATCCACGGAGCCCGTCATGAGGCTTGGATAATATTTATGCCAAACCATCTCGATGTTATCGGTTTGAGCGGTCAGCGCGGATAGATCCGGCGTAAATCCGAGCACGGTGGAATTGACGACTCCGGCGTTGTATTGACGGAATTGCTCCCATTTGTCGAGGGGGTCCGGGTTATCGCCGCCCATGGTTTTTAGGATAAACCAATTCCCCTGGGTGTACTGCACGCCTGAATAGCTGCTTGCGGGCGCATCCGGGATCGGTACGCCATGACTGTCTTTGTCTGTTTTCGGAACGACCTGCCCCTGTTCGTCCAATGTGTAGTGGATGCCTTCGATCCCATAATTGAATAAATTCCGTACTTCGGGGTCCGTATTAAGCAAATTTAGAAACTTAATGCATTCTACGGGATGCTTGGTATTGGCATTAACGGTCATGATGCCTCCCCGGACGGATTCCGTAGTAACGGTGCTGGGGGTTACGGGATTCGCTACAATCTTATAACCGCGATCCTTGCTCCAAGTCGTCTCCGAGAGCGGCCCCCCGCCGGAGGACTTCCAGAACACCTTGGCGCCTCGTTTGAGCCCTCCCGGCTCGCGCAGCGCCGCGTCCTTATTGATGAAGCCTTGCTTATAATAATGCCGCAGCGTATCGAGAACCTGCCGGGCCTCCTTGGTTTCGAAGATATTCACCACCGGTGCGTCCGGGTCGAGCGATTTGATCATCAAGGGCACTTTATGGTTCATGATGTATTCGTATCCGTAGAGAGCGAAGAAATTATGGGAATCCCGATCCAACTCCATAGGGATGTAATCCGGCTCTTTCTGCTGAATCATCCGGAGGAGAGGCTCAAGCGATTCCAGCGTATTGTACTTGGTGATGTCGATATGGTGTTTGTCCACGATCGAGGCGGGGTACATCCACTGATCGCGTACGGCTAACTCCTTATTGGTAGGGACGCCGTAAATGCTGCCATCGTTCATGCGGACCCCCTGCCAAAAGGTGGGATCGATGGCCTCGTACATATCCTTGCCCAGGCCGGCCAGATGGTCATCAAGCCTCAGC
Proteins encoded:
- a CDS encoding amidohydrolase family protein, which gives rise to MRLDAHQHYWLIERGDYEWITPEVPELHRNFLPSDLKPHLDSHQLDGSITVQAAPTLEETDYLLSLADPDASIVGVVGWIDLFDPEHRRHYERFRKHPKFIGFRIMIQDMPDANVILEPSFIQALNEYVKEDVPIDLLVRSHQLETLLKLIEMVPGIRGVIDHLGKPPIRSGQMEPWESIMKRIARFPRIYCKLSGMVTEAEHRRWSQEDFNGYVHKVVAMFGPDRIMFGSDWPVCLLSAEYDQVVDVLAEALPKHWGEREHARLFGLNAKAFYKLDKDGVHHEIP
- a CDS encoding aldo/keto reductase — its product is MKYRKLGRTGLDVSVLGFGASSLGSVFRETDDSEGIRTVHAAMDAGINLIDVSPYYGLTKAETVLGEAIRQLPRDQFILSTKAGRYGENDFDFTSKRIIASIDESLKRLQTDYVDILFLHDIEFVPASVVMEEALPALQLLKEKGKIRFGGICGLLLQLFEKLLPQIEVDAIISYCHYSLNDQTLTGLLPLLDEEGIGLINASPLSMGLLGSRGAPSWHPASTEIREACRRAAEYCAKAGTDIAKLAVQFSTSNEQIPTTLVSTANPDNIQRNAAWSEEPLDQTLLAEVLKILEPVQGRTWTSGRPEYNEGIR
- a CDS encoding AraC family transcriptional regulator, whose translation is MTPLRKPFQGDPLFPMEMVYRTIKSPQLELPHHLHDLYELVYVYQGKGTFFIENKLMEKKEGDLFIIPGNTIHSSFPDPDQPIVSSALFFAPSLVLGANGSDLQYSVLSCFEYAQKTGSYRHQLPESNQAYIEDMLKGISEEIRLAQLGFREALVLQLRSLLLHINRYISTLSAEQTAHSQIGPAWLMDSIQWIHEHLDQPIGLAALSAQAAVDPAHFSRMFKKYTGLHVTGYMHAKRIARAKELLRNHEESVGQIAEICGYATLTHFHRNFKKLTGMTPGAYRKQAASHR
- a CDS encoding DUF1992 domain-containing protein, giving the protein MDLNNDAKEMASAAEENQQKEKEQRPMSTSSGLLESAIDKFAREGGFDDLPLKGKPIKIEDGDVLTSIMKNANYQPAWVELRKEIAADIKRLLDRPEPNAVPEAEVEAINQKIMKYNRIVPNPQLQKGLLSGVHLHAAYEKWE
- a CDS encoding MarR family winged helix-turn-helix transcriptional regulator produces the protein MITLNDLQQYVLDLPLPALAFFSLVETTAKLVDVSESYWKSQGLNGARIRILVELMKEGGTMLPSKLAQKIGVTKPNISLLLTPLEQEGLIRRDSHPGDGRKSVITITSEGQRLLIHNLPANRQRISEKMKALTEHELKQLLGLLQKLKEA
- a CDS encoding zinc-binding alcohol dehydrogenase family protein encodes the protein MKGIVCQEIGKFQYREDLPEPPLLEGEAIVNIKRIGICGTDLHAFRGNQPFFTYPRILGHELSGIIEKVGANEEGLKAGDTVCVIPYIHCGECMPCLRGKTNCCRSLKVMGVHIDGGMRERISVPTRHLMRAEGLTLDQAALVEPLAIGAHGVKRANVTPKDTVLVIGAGPIGLGIMVFAKALGATVIAMDMNADRLAFCKTWAKVDHAIQVGDELSDLSALTDGEFPSIVLDATGNQPSMTNAFNMVAHGGTLVYVGLIQGDISFRDPEFHKRELTLMGSRNATRDDFHDVMQRISEGGIDVDPYITHRCRFDDLIQEFQGWLRPSAKVIKAMVEL
- a CDS encoding NmrA family NAD(P)-binding protein, with the translated sequence MSTIITGASGRLGRLIIQELLHHVQPDQIVACVRQMDSAAALEEQGIAVRFCDYDDPASLKEAFAGASRLLFISSPHPDDTVRLRQHAHVVEAAKKANVSHILYTGFAFPEHSDMSMTHLHLATEHAIRTTGIPYTFLRSGLYMDFIEALDLQAAMSTGNLRVHPGSWQFNAVTRTDLAAAIAGVLSGEGHWNKTYELVAPSVWTFNDLVSALSELTGTPISLCPTNEVQHWIFSFLRKIDTASTSGDLENLICRPVTALKESLQTYIGASRSN